From the Streptomyces nodosus genome, the window GACGGATACCGAGCTGGCGGATCGTCTGGGAAGGCTGGATGAAGGTGCGGCCCACATAGGCGTTCTTCACCAGACCGGAGCCGAACGGGATCCCGGATGCCTCCGCGTAACCGACCGCGGCGGGGGTTCCGGACTCGGGCGTCGCTATGACCAGATCGGCCTCGGCCGGAGCCTCCTTCGCGAGGCGGCGGCCCATCTCGACGCGGGAGAGATAGACGTTCCGGCCGGCGATGTCGGTGTCGGGGCGGGCCAGATACACATACTCGAAGACACAGCCGCGAGGCTTCGCTTCCGCGAATCGGGACGTCCGCAGGCCGTTCTCGTCGATCGCGACGAACTCGCCCGGCTCGATCTCGCGGACGAAGCTGGCGCCCGTGATGTCCAGCGCGGCGGTCTCGGAGGCGACGACCCAGCCGCGCTCGAGACGGCCGAGGACCAGCGGGCGGATGCCCTGCGGGTCACGGGCCGCGTACAGGGTCCCCTCATCCATGAAGACGAGTGAGAAGGCCCCCTTGACCTGCGGCAGCACCGTGACCGCCGCCTCTTCGACGGTCAGCGGCTTGCCGTCGTCGTCGACCTGGCCCGCCAGCAGGGCGGTCACCAGATCGGTGTCGTTGGTGGCGGCCACCTGGGTGGCACGGCCGTTCTCCTTGGGGAGAGCGGCGACCATCTCGGCGAGCTGCGCCGTGTTGACCAGGTTGCCGTTGTGGCCGAGCGCGAGGGAGCCGTGCGCCGTGGCACGGAACGTCGGCTGGGCGTTCTCCCAGACGGAGGCACCGGTGGTCGAGTAGCGGGCGTGTCCGACCGCGATATGACCCTGGAGAGAACCGAGCGAGGTCTCGTCGAAGACCTGGGACACGAGGCCCATGTCCTTGAAGACGAGGATCTGGGAGCCGTTGCTGACCGCGATACCCGCGGATTCCTGACCCCGGTGCTGAAGGGCATAGAGCCCGAAGTACGTGAGTTTTGCGACCTCTTCTCCCGGAGCCCAGACACCGAAGACGCCGCACGCGTCCTGGGGGCCTTTCTCACCGGGGAGCAGGTCGTGATTGAGTCGACCGTCACCACGTGGCACGGGTCCGAGTGTAGGGGAGATCGTGCACCGATCCGAATCCGGCCACCGGTTTCCGGGGGTCTCCGGCCTGCTCGGCCCCCGGGGGTCAGGGCTCGGCCACGGCCTGGACACCCTGGCCGTCTTCGCTGGTCAGCGCGATGTTTCGATGATCGATCCGATAGCTGAGCGGTCGGCCGAGAAGCCCGATCAGGGTCTTCTCGACGGCCCTGAGTGAGTCGTCGCACATCTTGCCGGTGACCTTGAGATCACGTGTGGTGAGACGGCCGTCGCGTACCGTCGCGACCGCCCCGAACCGATGGCAGCCGAGGCCGCCGGACACCGTGCCGGCCGTGCGGTCGAGGGTGAACCACGCCGGCTCGGCGGCCGCCCCGGGCACCGAGGTGGCGGTGTCGCCGTCCACCAGGGAGGTGACCCGCCAGGTGGTGCCGTACAGGGCGGCGTCCTTCTCCTCGGTGAGGTCCACCCGGGTGCCGTCCTCGGCGGTGAGGGTCAGCCGGTCCCGGTGGACCTCGGCGGTGAGTGTGCCGTCGTCGAGCGTGCGGGAGAGGGCCCTCTCGAAGTCGCTCCCCTCGACGCAGGCCATCGCGGTGGAATCGGCGGGCCCGAGAACGATGCGGTCACCCCGGACCGTGACGGGCGCGCGGAAGCTGTTGCAGCCGTAGTTGCCGCTGATCCGGCCGTGGTCGTCGATCCGGAGATAGGCGCCGGCCGGGGCGTTCCTGGTGATGCCGTCGGTGGTGAGGCTGTCCACGCGCCAGTGCACCCCGATGACCGGCGGGTCGCCGTCCGGGCCGGTGGAACGGCTCTCGCCCGAACGGGCTCCGGTCCCGCAGGCCACCGCGAGCGGCAGCAGGACCAGCGTCAGGGTCAGGGCGACGAGGGCCGCCGGATGCCTGTTCATGGCGGTGGGACGGGGACGGCCCGGGAGCGGTTCCCGGCGGGCCGCCCGGCCCGGTCGTCAGCTCATCAGGGGCAGCAGACCGCTGAGGTCGGCCCGTTCGCCGCTCGCGGCGACCCTGGCGTCCGCGAGGGCGGTGTCCCAGTCCGTACGGCCCGTCGCCAGCCGGATCCAGGTCAGCGGGTCGGTCTCCACGACGTTCGGCGGGGTCCCGCGGGTGTGCCGGGGGCCCTCGACGCACTGCACCACGGCGTACGGCGGGATGCGCACCTCGGTCGAGGCTCCGGGCGCCCGCACGGCGAGCGTGTCGGCGAGCAGCCGGGTGGCTGCGCCGAGAGCTCCCCGGTCGTACGGGATCTCCAGAGCGGGCAGGGCGGCGTTCAGATCGTCGGTGTGGACGACGAGTTCGACGGTGCGGGTGACCACATAGTCGGCCAGCGGCAGCGCGCCGACGCCGGTGTCGAGCAGGCGGCTGCCGGGGTGTTCGGCGAGGGCGGCCGTGAAGCGGCGTTCGGCCTCGTCCAGCTGGGCGCCCGGGTCCGGGGTGTCCTCGGCGAGTTCCCGGGCGCGGGCGGCGATGGCCGGGGCATCGACGGCGACGGCCGACGGCCAGTCCGGCAGCGCCCCGCCCCGCCGCGCCGGCTCGGGCCGGTCGCACAGCAGTCCGACCGCGGAGAGCGCCATGCCGATATGGGCGACCAGGTCCCGCACCCGCCAGTCGCCCAGCCGGGTGGGCAGCGCGAGCTGTTCGGGACTCAGCCCGCCCACGGCCCGGCGTACCAGGGCGTACTGGGCGAGCACCGCGGCACGGGTCTTGGCGGGGTCGTACGTCCGGGTGCGCTTCTTGGCCGGGGGCATGGGGCGACCCTATGCCGTCAGGGGTACGGCCGCCGGGGCCCATTTCGCCCGAGGCCGTGCGGGCCCCCGTCCGGCGAACCGGGCGGGGGCCCGCACCTCGTAACGACGAGGACGGCCTAGGCGAGCAGCGCCGGGATGGTGCTCTCGTGGGCCTCGCGCAGGTCCTCCAGGGACAGTTCGAACTCGCCCTGGAGC encodes:
- the purF gene encoding amidophosphoribosyltransferase, coding for MPRGDGRLNHDLLPGEKGPQDACGVFGVWAPGEEVAKLTYFGLYALQHRGQESAGIAVSNGSQILVFKDMGLVSQVFDETSLGSLQGHIAVGHARYSTTGASVWENAQPTFRATAHGSLALGHNGNLVNTAQLAEMVAALPKENGRATQVAATNDTDLVTALLAGQVDDDGKPLTVEEAAVTVLPQVKGAFSLVFMDEGTLYAARDPQGIRPLVLGRLERGWVVASETAALDITGASFVREIEPGEFVAIDENGLRTSRFAEAKPRGCVFEYVYLARPDTDIAGRNVYLSRVEMGRRLAKEAPAEADLVIATPESGTPAAVGYAEASGIPFGSGLVKNAYVGRTFIQPSQTIRQLGIRLKLNPLKEVIKGKRLVVVDDSIVRGNTQRALVRMLREAGAAEIHIRISSPPVKWPCFFGIDFATRAELIANGMSVEEIGRSLGADSLAYISIDGMIEATAIAKPNLCRACFDGEYPMELPDPELLGKQLLETELAAGPAATAAADAIRRP
- a CDS encoding META domain-containing protein → MNRHPAALVALTLTLVLLPLAVACGTGARSGESRSTGPDGDPPVIGVHWRVDSLTTDGITRNAPAGAYLRIDDHGRISGNYGCNSFRAPVTVRGDRIVLGPADSTAMACVEGSDFERALSRTLDDGTLTAEVHRDRLTLTAEDGTRVDLTEEKDAALYGTTWRVTSLVDGDTATSVPGAAAEPAWFTLDRTAGTVSGGLGCHRFGAVATVRDGRLTTRDLKVTGKMCDDSLRAVEKTLIGLLGRPLSYRIDHRNIALTSEDGQGVQAVAEP
- a CDS encoding maleylpyruvate isomerase family mycothiol-dependent enzyme produces the protein MPPAKKRTRTYDPAKTRAAVLAQYALVRRAVGGLSPEQLALPTRLGDWRVRDLVAHIGMALSAVGLLCDRPEPARRGGALPDWPSAVAVDAPAIAARARELAEDTPDPGAQLDEAERRFTAALAEHPGSRLLDTGVGALPLADYVVTRTVELVVHTDDLNAALPALEIPYDRGALGAATRLLADTLAVRAPGASTEVRIPPYAVVQCVEGPRHTRGTPPNVVETDPLTWIRLATGRTDWDTALADARVAASGERADLSGLLPLMS